The Streptococcus marmotae genome contains the following window.
TAGCTTTTCTGTTTTGGCTCCCAAATATGCGACAGAATCATCATACTGCCCAAACAGAAGTAATGGCAACTTCATCGCTTTGGAAGAACAAGTATGCGGTCATTTTTCTAGTCTTTAGCGGTCTGCAATCCATGCTCTTTTACACCGAGTTGACATGGTTGCCAACGATGGCACAAACCGCAGGTTTAGCTCAAGCTCAGGCAGGATTTTTAGCTGGGATTTTTAGCTTGGTGAGTATACCTGTTTCCATGGTGATTCCTGGAATTGTTTCACGCCTGAAAAAAGAGCAACGAGCAATCATGATGACTGGCTTATCTTGCCTAACCCTAATGGGTCTCGTCCTGATGTTATTCACACCAACAACCTTTATCATGTGGTTGATTATTCATCTCTTGCTCGGCTTATCTGTCAGTGCTTTGTTCCCTTACATGATGTTGTCGCTGTCCCTAAAAACTAGTAATAGTCAAGCAACGGCTCGCTTATCAGGGATGGTTCAGACCGGAGGCTATCTCATTGCAGCGATAGGACCTGCTGCCTTAGGGTATAGCTATTCGATTGCAGCTTCTTGGATACCCCTGATTATCAGTCTACTCCTTGTGACACTTGGTATGATAGTCACGATTTTCTTGATTGAAAAAGAAGATGTGATTGTGTGATGAAAAGAAGAAGCTGATTAGAGGTAATTTATGGGAAAATTGTTAGCGACTAGAATGCGAGCTAGAAGGAAGGAGCTAATCTTACTCACTAGAGTTTTTTTGTGTGTCAATGATATGCTGCATCCTTTTGAGCCACTCATGTTCCTCGGTAATGGTTAATAGATCTACTCCAGACTGAATGAGTTGCTCATCATCAGTGGCCAGTCCTAGATAGATCCGCCCCGTTGCTAGGTAGTCGTAGCGTTTTTGCTCTTTGGCGAGTTGAATGGTTTTTTCAGCGAAGAATTGTGTTTTCTCAGTGAGATGATGATTTAAAAAGATATTTGATAACTGCCTATA
Protein-coding sequences here:
- a CDS encoding MFS transporter, whose translation is MKKQSVFIAVGIVMLGAVMRVPITAIPPILTDIASSLGVSVSELGLLTSIPLLMFALCSSIAPKLANRFGMERLMSGVLLTMAIGSLLRIVNLPFLYLGTILVGATIAMINVLLPSIVAASFPHKIGLYTTLYITMMGLMSTVASMVAVPIVAATSWSFFIILVTGFVGLAFLFWLPNMRQNHHTAQTEVMATSSLWKNKYAVIFLVFSGLQSMLFYTELTWLPTMAQTAGLAQAQAGFLAGIFSLVSIPVSMVIPGIVSRLKKEQRAIMMTGLSCLTLMGLVLMLFTPTTFIMWLIIHLLLGLSVSALFPYMMLSLSLKTSNSQATARLSGMVQTGGYLIAAIGPAALGYSYSIAASWIPLIISLLLVTLGMIVTIFLIEKEDVIV